From Streptomonospora salina, the proteins below share one genomic window:
- a CDS encoding NUDIX domain-containing protein, which produces MRATQWKIHGTRLVDENRHIRLSTIDVELPDGTRFTQYAAKMPPAAMTLVADDEWRVLLMYRHRILIDRWVWELPGGYVDHAEDIPAAAAREVEEETGWRPRSMEELCTFQPAIGSVDQPQLIYLARGADRTDTAPDVNEAEDVGWFGLDDAVEMIDRGEIVGASTVVALYRALSLR; this is translated from the coding sequence ATGCGTGCCACCCAGTGGAAAATCCATGGCACACGCCTGGTCGACGAGAACCGCCACATCCGGCTGTCCACGATCGACGTGGAATTGCCCGACGGCACTAGGTTTACGCAATACGCTGCGAAAATGCCGCCGGCTGCCATGACACTGGTGGCCGACGACGAGTGGCGGGTCCTGCTCATGTACCGCCACCGCATCCTCATCGACCGGTGGGTTTGGGAACTGCCCGGCGGTTACGTCGACCACGCCGAGGACATCCCCGCTGCCGCGGCGCGCGAAGTCGAGGAGGAAACCGGGTGGCGACCGCGATCGATGGAGGAGCTGTGCACGTTCCAGCCCGCCATCGGCAGCGTGGACCAGCCTCAGCTGATCTACCTCGCCCGCGGTGCCGACCGCACGGACACCGCGCCGGACGTGAACGAAGCCGAGGACGTCGGCTGGTTCGGGCTGGATGATGCGGTCGAAATGATCGACCGGGGCGAGATTGTCGGGGCGTCGACGGTCGTGGCCCTGTACCGG